From one Botrytis cinerea B05.10 chromosome 7, complete sequence genomic stretch:
- the Bcsfh5 gene encoding Bcsfh5, translating to MSAEPNNNQAKADVPEEVVEPKPTTVEEPKSTTVEEPKSTTVEESKSTTVEEPKSTTAEQPKSTIEQDPKPSTTESSPVQIDDSTPIPQITTEEPKPTVAEPSTTESVTAEPTTEQPQEAAVKLESVKEADAEAAAKLEATKDADVEKAASTSQHSVSFDKATKTHDGSPLSKFYSELPAILEAAEYNEMWGIVLDPSETHVQTSIVLEKFLRANAKDVPKAKAQLIEALKWRKTMQPQKLLESTEFDKVKFGNLGYVTSYNTTEGGKEVITWNIYGAVKDVKKTFSDVPEFLKWRAALMELSIKELDLASATEKIPENGPDPYRMIQVHDYLNVSFLRMDPSIRAASKETIQTFSMAYPELLKEKFFVNVPLVMGWVFTAMKIFLSADTIKKFHPLSYGSNLGSEIPNVAEQLPKEYGGKGGELKSGLTVKYSEGEASKTA from the exons ATGAGTGCGGAACCCAACAATAACCAGGCAAAGGCCGATGTCCCAGAGGAAGTGGTGGAACCAAAACCTACAACTGTGGAGGAGCCAAAATCTACAACTGTGGAGGAGCCAAAATCTACAACTGTGGAGGAATCAAAATCTACGACTGTGGAGGAGCCAAAATCTACAACCGCAGAGCAACCAAAATCTACAATCGAGCAAGATCCAAAGCCTTCAACAACGGAATCATCGCCAGTACAGATCGATGACTCAACTCCAATTCCACAAATCACAACCGAAGAACCAAAACCTACAGTCGCAGAGCCATCAACAACTGAATCAGTAACCGCGGAGCCCACTACGGAACAACCCCAGGAAGCAGCCGTCAAGCTAGAATCTGTCAAAGAGGCCGACGCGGAAGCAGCCGCCAAACTAGAAGCTACCAAAGATGCCGATGTGGAGAAAGCAGCTTCAACCTCTCAACACTCAGTCTCATTCGATAAGGCTACCAAGACCCACGATGGCTCGCCATTGTCCAAATTCTATTCAGAATTGCCGGCAATCCTCGAGGCAGCTGAATACAATGAGATGTGGGGCATCGTACTTGATCCATCGGAAACTCATGTTCAAACAAGTATTGTCCTCGAAAAATTCTTGCGAGCAAATGCAAAAGACGTTCCTAAAGCCAAGGCTCAATTGATCGAGGCTTTGAAATGGCGAAAGACGATGCAACCACAAAAGCTCTTGGAAAGTACCGAGTTCGACAAGGTAAAGTTTGGTAACTTGGGATATGTAACGTCTTATAATACCACCGAGGGCGGCAAAGAAGTCATCACATGGAACATCTATGGGGCAGTCAAAGATGTTAAGAAGACGTTCAGTGATGTTCCCGA ATTTCTCAAATGGAGAGCAGCGCTCATGGAATTATCCATTAAGGAACTGGACCTTGCCTCAGCAACAGAGAAGATACCCGAAAATGGCCCTGATCCATATCGTATGATCCAAGTCCACGACTATCTCAATGTCAGTTTCCTACGAATGGACCCCAGTATCCGTGCTGCATCCAAAGAGACAATCCAAACATTCAGCATGGCTTATCCTGAGCTTTTGAAGGAGAAATTCTTTGTTAACGTTCCCTTGGTGATGGGCTGGGTGTTCACGGCAATGAAGATCTTTTTGAGCGCCGATACAATCAAAAAGTTCCACCCACTCAGCTATGGATCCAATCTTGGCAGTGAAATTCCTAATGTTGCTGAGCAATTACCAAAGGAGTACggaggaaaggggggagaaCTGAAGAGTGGTCTCACAGTCAAGTATTCTGAGGGAGAAGCCTCGAAAACCGCCTAG
- the Bcubp15 gene encoding Bcubp15 — MDPSIDADIQSPENMIVDPDEYVEPSDNEKDDIAIIDPDEPRPTPADDYEAIRELVLPPLDQQPPIIETVHHTWEIKNWQGLQKREHGPIFHAGGYPWRILMFPYGNNSDNVSFYLEHGFEDGPPDDFVCCLQFGLVLWNPNDPTLYTYHTAHHRFTKEEGDWGFTRFVETRKLHAHVWPGSNPPRPLVESGEANMTAYVKIVEDETGVLWHNFNNYDSKKETGFVGLKNQGATCYLNSLIQSLYFTNAFRKAVYQIPTQDEDTTTNSAYTLQRLFYQLQSSSAAVSTNELTKSFGWDTKQIFEQQDVQELSRKLMEVMEKRMKGTEAENVLPKLFCGKVRTYISCINVDYESRRVEDFWDVQLNVSGNKDIEASFRDYIQVETMDGDNQYFAGENYKLQDAKKGVIFESFPEVLHLQLKRFEYDIERDSMMKVNDRYEFPDTFDAAPYLSDDADRSESWIYKLHGVLVHSGDLNAGHYYAFIKPEKDGWFYKYDDDKVTKATMREVLEDNYGGEMPLLNGQVYDASQKPIIRHNSAYMLVYIREARLDEVLLPVTNADTPAHLQRKLEEEAAFKEARRKEREEQHLYLTVRVITQETYAAHGGHDLTVFDRSHDEDPAAAKSYKLLKKCTIRELIKVIGKDTGTDPRRLRVWFMVNRQNKTTRPDTPVLDYDQTIEEAHLKLAGSKTQELRLWAETAETVDSNGDAVWPAHPLVKEGSSPSRSDEIVIFLKWFNVDTQSLVGCGHIYISSQSKVEELAPFILKRMNWPEDTRLKLYEEIKPDMIEPMKAKQSLKAAELQDGDIVCFQRASEGSSGSDGSDTTTMVSNGLNPRQQPLKSSDIIDDARLYYDFLRHRRLITFHCHPTRGNKEFNIDNCESFTLVLSAKHTYDQVAAKVGEKLSVEPTHIRFWTIALNTGNPKTAIRRTSNHTLVNMVSSSYASFAGTSIRSDALFFEVLDISLAELDTKKPMKVSWISEGVTKEEPLDILVPKTGTVDDIVSSVIKKAQLEDEEKGGPIRVYETHSNKIHRELSRGHLIKDLTDYIQIILERIPEEELAQPNGSQYIHAFHFHSDPTKAHSVPFKFLIFQDEIFSDTKKRLEKRTGIKGKNLEKIKFAIVKRSSYTKPIYLNDDDTLWDMLGDDDDQLGLDHIDKIRNTRTGMGDLFLK; from the exons ATGGATCCT TCTATCGATGCAGACATACAATCCCCCGAGAATATGATTGTTGACCCGGACGAGTATGTCGAACCATCAGACAATGAGAAGGATGACATCGCCATCATAGATCCGGATGAGCCCAGGCCAACGCCTGCTGATGATT ATGAAGCTATAAGAGAGCTGGTATTGCCACCGCTGGATCAACAACCCCCGATCATAGAGACGGTTCATCATACTTGGGAGATTAAAAATTGGCAAGGGCTCCAAAAGAGAGAACATGGTCCAATCTTTCATGCGGGGGGATATCCATG GCGTATTCTAATGTTCCCCTACGGAAATAATAGCGATAATGTGTCCTTCTACCTGGAGCACGGATTTGAGGATGGGCCTCCAGACGACTTTGTATGCTGTTTACAATTCGGCCTCGTTCTATGGAATCCGAATGATCCAACGCTTTACACTTACCACACCGCGCATCATCGATTTACCAAAGAGGAAGGGGACTGGGGCTTTACTCGATTCGTTGAAACCCGCAAGCTTCATGCTCATGTATGGCCTGGATCCAACCCCCCGAGGCCGTTGGTTGAGAGCGGAGAAGCAAATATGACAGCATATGTAAAAATAGTCGAGGACGAAACAGGAGTTTTATGGCATAACTTCAACAACTATGAttcgaagaaagaaactgGATTTGTCGGGTTAAAAAATCAAGGAGCAACATGTTATTTGAACTCACTCATTCAGTCCCTATATTTTACTAATGCCTTCCGGAAG GCAGTATATCAAATTCCAACGCAAGACGAGGACACCACCACAAACAGCGCATATACTCTACAACGCCTCTTTTATCAGCTGCAGTCATCTTCTGCAGCTGTGAGTACCAACGAGCTCACCAAGTCTTTTGGCTGGGATACAAAACAGATTTTTGAACAGCAAGATGTTCAAGAGCTTTCTAGGAAATTGATGGAGGTTATGgaaaagagaatgaagggGACTGAAGCTGAAAACGTTCTCCCTAAATTGTTTTGCGGAAAAGTGCGAACCTATATCTCTTGCATAAATGTCGACTACGAATCTCGCCGAGTAGAAGATTTTTGGGACGTCCAACTGAATGTTAGCGGTAACAAGGACATTGAAGCCAGTTTCCGGGATTATATTCAAGTCGAGACAATGGATGGCGACAATCAATACTTCGCAGGTGAAAATTACAAACTTCAAGATGCGAAGAAAGGTGTCATCTTCGAATCGTTTCCCGAGGTTCTTCATTTGCAGCTCAAGCGATTCgaatatgatattgagagaGATTCCATGATGAAGGTCAACGATCGTTACGAATTTCCAGATACTTTTGATGCCGCGCCATATCTGTCAGATGATGCAGATAGATCCGAATCTTGGATTTATAAGCTGCATGGAGTTCTTGTACACAGCGGCGATCTCAATGCAGGACATTACTATGCTTTTATCAAGCCTGAAAAGGATGGGTGGTTCTACaaatatgatgatgacaaAGTAACCAAGGCCACAATGCGAGAAGTTTTGGAAGACAATTATGGAGGAGAGATGCCCCTTTTGAATGGGCAAGTTTATGATGCATCGCAAAAACCTATCATACGACATAACAGCGCATATATGCTTGTCTACATTCGCGAGGCAAGACTCGATGAGGTATTACTTCCCGTAACCAACGCCGATACGCCAGCTCATCTCC AAAGAAAACTTGAAGAGGAGGCCGCTTTCAAAGAAGCACGACGGAAGGAACGTGAAGAACAGCACTTATACCTTACTGTTAGGGTGATTACCCAGGAGACCTACGCAGCTCATGGTGGACATGATCTTACAGTATTTGACCGAAGCCATGACGAGGATCCTGCGGCTGCTAAATCTTACAAACTCCTCAAGAAGTGTACTATTAGAGAGCTCATCAAAGTGATTGGTAAGGATACTGGAACTGATCCAAGAAGACTACGAGTCTGGTTCATGGTCAATCgtcaaaacaaaacaacaagACCTGACACGCCTGTCCTGGACTACGATCAAACCATTGAAGAAGCTCACCTAAAGTTAGCTGGTAGTAAGACACAGGAGCTGAGGCTTTGGGCCGAAACAGCCGAAACAGTTGATTCCAATGGTGATGCGGTGTGGCCAGCTCATCCGCTGGTGAAAGAAGGGTCGTCTCCAAGTAGATCTGATGAAATTGTCATATTTCTCAAATGGTTCAACGTTGATACCCAGTCTTTAGTTGGATGCGGTCACATTTATATCAGTAGCCAGAGTAAAGTTGAAGAACTGGCCCCGTTCATCTTAAAACGTATGAATTGGCCAGAGGATACTAGATTGAAGCTCTACGAG GAGATAAAACCAGACATGATCGAACCTATGAAAGCGAAACAATCACTCAAGGCAGCAGAACTACAGGATGGCGATATTGTTTGTTTCCAGAGAGCTTCGGAAGGAAGTAGTGGAAGCGA TGGCTCGGATACCACTACCATGGTCTCCAATGGTTTAAACCCACGCCAGCAGCCTCTCAAATCATCTGACATCATAGATGATGCGCGACTATACTACGATTTCCTCCGTCATCGAAGGCTCATCACTTTCCATTGTCATCCAACTAGAGGAAacaaagaattcaatatagaCAATTGCGAATCATTCACTCTGGTATTAAGTGCAAAGCACACTTACGATCAGGTAGCTGCCAAGGTTGGAGAGAAGCTGAGTGTTGAACCGACTCATATCAGATTCTGGACTATCGCTTTAAATACAGGTAATCCCAAAACAGCGATCAGGCGCACGTCGAACCACACTCTGGTCAACATGGTTAGCAGTAGCTACGCTTCATTTGCTGGTACCAGCATTAGATCAGATGCTTTATTTTTCGAGGTCCTTGATATCAGTCTCGCGGAATTGGATACCAAGAAACCTATGAAGGTTAGCTGGATCAGCGAAGGTGTCACAAAAGAA GAACCACTAGATATACTAGTGCCTAAAACTGGAACTGTGGATGATATAGTGTCTTCGGTGATTAAGAAAGCACAATTagaagacgaagaaaagGGTGGACCTATTCGAGTATATGAAACACACAGCAATAAAATTCACAGAGAGCTGTCTCGTGGTCATCTAATCAAGGATCTCACCGATTACATTCAGATTATACTAGAGCGAATACCGGAAGAAGAGCTTGCGCAACCGAATGGCAGTCAATACATTCATGCCTTTCACTTCCACAGTGATCCAACCAAAGCCCACTCCGTTCCGTtcaaatttctcatctttcaa GATGAAATATTTTCCGACACTAAGAAGCGACTGGAGAAGCGGACTGGTATAAAAGGCAAGAACCTTGAGAAGATCAAATTTGCGATCGTCAAGAGGAGCTCTTACACAAAACCTATATACTTGAATGATG ACGATACATTATGGGATATGCTTGGGGATGATGACGACCAACTCGGATTAGATCACATTGATAAGATACGAAACACAAGGACTGGCATGGGAGACTTGTTCTTGAAGTAG